In Mastacembelus armatus chromosome 5, fMasArm1.2, whole genome shotgun sequence, a single genomic region encodes these proteins:
- the ora1 gene encoding olfactory receptor class A-like protein 1, which translates to MDLCVTIKGVSFLLQTGMGILGNTVVLLAYVSIIFTEPKLLPVDMILCHLAFANLLLVLTRCVPQTMTVFGLRDLLNDPGCKVVIYAYRISRALSVCITCMLSVFQAVTIAPAGPHLSKLKPVLPSLVLPTFAGLWVLNMAICIAAPFFSMAPRNGTVPAFTLNLGFCHVDFRDNLSYVINGVAVSVRDFAFVALMVGSSGYILLLLHRHSRQMRQLRRSQGGGAETKAAKTVITLVILYVVFFGIDNVIWIYMLTVPKVSPVVADMRVFFSSCYASLSPYFIISSNKKVKAKIVCAAEQDQPSADTQESNDK; encoded by the coding sequence ATGGATCTTTGTGTGACCATCAAAGGAGTCTCCTTCCTCTTGCAAACAGGCATGGGTATCTTGGGGAACACCGTGGTGCTGCTGGCATATGTGAGCATAATTTTTACTGAGCCCAAGCTTCTTCCTGTGGACATGATCCTATGCCACCTGGCCTTTGCCAACCTGTTGCTGGTACTGACCCGCTGTGTCCCCCAGACTATGACTGTGTTTGGGCTGAGGGACCTGCTGAATGATCCAGGCTGTAAGGTAGTTATCTATGCCTACCGCATTAGCCGGGCTTTGTCAGTCTGCATCACCTGCATGCTCAGTGTGTTTCAGGCAGTGACTATTGCCCCTGCTGGGCCCCATTTGTCCAAGCTGAAGCCTGTACTTCCCTCCCTGGTTCTGCCAACCTTTGCAGGACTGTGGGTCCTCAACATGGCCATATGCATTGCAGCCCCTTTCTTCTCTATGGCTCCACGTAATGGCACAGTCCCTGCTTTCACTCTCAACCTGGGCTTCTGTCATGTGGACTTCAGAGACAACCTGTCCTATGTGATTAACGGGGTGGCTGTCTCTGTTAGGGATTTTGCCTTTGTCGCCTTAATGGTGGGCTCCAGTGGTTACATCCTTCTGCTTCTTCATCGCCACAGCCGCCAGATGAGACAGCTCCGTCGTTCTCAGGGAGGTGGAGCAGAAACAAAGGCTGCCAAAACAGTGATCACCCTGGTGATTCTATATGTGGTCTTCTTTGGGATTGATAATGTGATCTGGATCTACATGCTGACAGTGCCTAAGGTGTCACCAGTGGTGGCTGATATGAGGGtgttcttctcctcctgctATGCCTCTCTCAGCCcgtattttatcatttcatccAACAAGAAGGTCAAGGCAAAGATTGTGTGTGCAGCTGAACAAGACCAACCGTCAGCGGACACTCAGGAGTCAAATGACAAATGA